The Anolis sagrei isolate rAnoSag1 chromosome Y, rAnoSag1.mat, whole genome shotgun sequence genome contains a region encoding:
- the LOC137094715 gene encoding probable G-protein coupled receptor 146, protein MWSCDVFNGTKTTEDQHLCHDFHLVLSIFSLLYLIICFPIGLCYNALLVLVNLYNKATMTMPDVYFVNIAIAGLIISAIAPMYLLGPASTKWAIWSFNNEVYITLLILFNVSSLVIMYSTTLLSLDYYIERALPRTYMSSVYNTKHVCGFIWGGAMLTSFSSLLFYVCNHVSTKIIECSKMQNKEAADAIMVFIGYIVPAIAVLYALVLILRIRKEATPLDQDTGRLDPSVHRLLIATVCTQFTLWTPYYITLLVNTLTSMQGKVMDENYVRALHFTKGVSKFLAFSSSFVMPLLYRYINKNFPNKLRRLLKKLHCGNQGCSHERTVVQQVIT, encoded by the coding sequence ATGTGGAGCTGTGATGTTTTCAATGGTACCAAAACCACAGAGGACCAGCATCTCTGCCATGACTTCCACCTCGTGCTTTCCATCTTTTCACTGCTCTACCTCATCATCTGTTTCCCCATTGGCCTTTGCTACAATGCCCTGCTGGTCTTGGTCAACCTCTACAACAAAGCAACGATGACCATGCCAGATGTTTACTTTGTCAATATAGCCATTGCTGGCCTCATCATCAGCGCCATTGCGCCCATGTACCTCCTGGGACCTGCCAGTACCAAATGGGCCATCTGGAGTTTCAATAATGAAGTCTATATCACCTTGCTGATTTTATTCAATGTGTCATCTTTGGTGATAATGTACTCTACCACCCTACTCAGTTTGGACTACTACATTGAGCGTGCGCTGCCAAGAACGTACATGTCGAGTGTGTACAACACCAAGCACGTGTGTGGATTCATATGGGGAGGAGCCATGCTGACAAGTTTCTCATCTCTCCTCTTCTACGTCTGCAATCATGTTTCCACTAAAATAATTGAATGCTCCAAGATGCAGAACAAAGAAGCGGCGGACGCCATCATGGTTTTTATTGGGTACATTGTTCCCGCCATTGCAGTGTTGTACGCACTTGTGTTGATTCTGCGAATACGCAAGGAGGCGACGCCACTGGACCAAGACACTGGAAGATTGGATCCGTCAGTGCACCGGCTTTTGATTGCCACCGTGTGCACGCAGTTCACTTTATGGACGCCCTATTACATCACACTTCTAGTAAATACTTTAACAAGCATGCAAGGAAAAGTTATGGACGAAAACTACGTCCGAGCATTACATTTTACCAAGGGAGTGTCAAAATTCCTGGCTTTTTCTAGCAGCTTTGTCATGCCCCTCCTCTACCGATACATCAACAAAAACTTTCCAAACAAATTGCGAAGGCTGCTTAAGAAACTGCATTGTGGGAACCAAGGGTGCTCTCATGAACGCACAGTCGTTCAACAAGTCATAACGTAG